A region of the Curtobacterium flaccumfaciens pv. betae genome:
CTGAGCGTCGCACCCGCGCTGATGCTCATGATGACGTCGTTCACGAAGATCTTCGTCGTGCTCGCGATGACCCGGAACGCGCTCGGGCTGCAGTCGATCCCGCCGAACCAGGTGATCGCCGGACTGGCACTGTTCCTGTCGCTGTTCGTGATGGCGCCGGTGCTCGGGCACATCAACGACGACGCCCTGCAGCCTTACCTGGCCGGGCACCTCGACTTCAACCAGGCCGTCGAGATCGGCACGAAGCCGCTGCGCACGTTCATGCTCCACCAGACCCGCGACGAGGACGTCGCCCTGATCACCCGAGCCGCCGGGCTCGACAACCCGAAGTCGATGGCGGACGTGCCGATGACGACGGTGATCCCGGCGTTCATCATCTCGGAGCTCCGCAGCGCGTTCATCATCGGGTTCGTCATCTTCATCCCGTTCCTGGTGATCGACCTCGTCGTCTCCGCGGCCCTGATGTCGATGGGCATGATGATGCTCCCGCCGGTCATGATCTCGCTGCCGTTCAAGATCCTGCTCTTCGTGCTGGTCGACGGCTGGGGCCTCATCATCACGTCGCTCATCGAGAGCTACCACGTTGTCTAGGGGGCACGCATGAACCAGCAGGCCGTCATCGACCTCGTGCTCCAGGCGCTCCTGGTGTCCGGCAAGCTCGCCGCCCCGGTGCTCATCACCTCGCTCGTCGTCGGCTTCGCGATCTCGCTGTTCCAGTCGGTGACGCAGATCCAGGAGGTCACGCTCTCGTTCGTGCCGAAGGCCGTCGCCGTCGCGATCGCGCTGGTGGTCTGCGGCAACTGGATGATCTCGGAGATGATCGCGTTCACGCACGTCGCCTTCGACATGATCCCGAAGCTGCTCGGGGCCGGTTGATGGAGCTCAGCATCGACGCCGACCGTCTGGAGGCGACCATGCTCGCCGGCGTCCGGCTCGTCGCGTTCTTCGTCATCGCGCCGCCGTTCTCGTACCGGGCGTTCCCCGGCACGGTGAAGGTGATCCTCGGGCTGGGGCTCGCCATCGGCGTCGCCCCGCGCGTCGCCGTCGGCTACGAGTCGCTCGACACGGGGCCGTTCCTGCTCGCCCTGCTCACCCAGCTCGTCGTCGGGCTGTCCCTCGGGTTCCTGGTGTTCCTGGTGTTCGCCGCCGTGCAGTCGGCGGGTGCGCTCATCGACCTGTTCGGCGGGTTCACGCTCGCGCAGGCGTTCGACCCGCAGTCCCAGGTCAACGGCGCCCAGTTCACCCGCCTGTTCCAGATGACCGCGCTCGCGCTGCTCTTCACCTCGGGCGGCTACCAGCTCATCGTCGGTGGTCTGGTGCGGTCGTTCGACGCCGTGCCGCTCACCGGCACCTTCGCGGTGGACGGGCTCGCGTCGATGCTCGTGATCGCGATGTCGCAGATGTTCCTCGCCGCCCTGCAGATCGCCGGTCCGCTCGTCGTCGTGCTGTTCCTGGCCGACGTCGGCCTCGGGCTGCTGACCCGCGTGGCACCGGCGCTCAACGCGTTCCAGATGGGCTTCCCGATCAAGATCGGCCTGACCGTCCTGTTCGCCGGAGCGCTCTTCATGGCCCTGCCCTCGGTGGTGTCGTCGCTGACC
Encoded here:
- the fliP gene encoding flagellar type III secretion system pore protein FliP (The bacterial flagellar biogenesis protein FliP forms a type III secretion system (T3SS)-type pore required for flagellar assembly.) — its product is MRAAGPHRLARSGRLVALVLLGLAVVAGFLMLTTTGAHAAGVVEPTAPATPTAPATGDFSVSVNGPDGTPSSAVVTLIGITLLSVAPALMLMMTSFTKIFVVLAMTRNALGLQSIPPNQVIAGLALFLSLFVMAPVLGHINDDALQPYLAGHLDFNQAVEIGTKPLRTFMLHQTRDEDVALITRAAGLDNPKSMADVPMTTVIPAFIISELRSAFIIGFVIFIPFLVIDLVVSAALMSMGMMMLPPVMISLPFKILLFVLVDGWGLIITSLIESYHVV
- a CDS encoding flagellar biosynthetic protein FliQ codes for the protein MNQQAVIDLVLQALLVSGKLAAPVLITSLVVGFAISLFQSVTQIQEVTLSFVPKAVAVAIALVVCGNWMISEMIAFTHVAFDMIPKLLGAG
- a CDS encoding flagellar biosynthetic protein FliR yields the protein MELSIDADRLEATMLAGVRLVAFFVIAPPFSYRAFPGTVKVILGLGLAIGVAPRVAVGYESLDTGPFLLALLTQLVVGLSLGFLVFLVFAAVQSAGALIDLFGGFTLAQAFDPQSQVNGAQFTRLFQMTALALLFTSGGYQLIVGGLVRSFDAVPLTGTFAVDGLASMLVIAMSQMFLAALQIAGPLVVVLFLADVGLGLLTRVAPALNAFQMGFPIKIGLTVLFAGALFMALPSVVSSLTGDAVEAITGRG